A window of Castanea sativa cultivar Marrone di Chiusa Pesio chromosome 1, ASM4071231v1 contains these coding sequences:
- the LOC142624672 gene encoding uncharacterized protein LOC142624672 codes for MAEGVSEILENLKLTSDEEEVIQIADERRISEIESCVLSLVGKFLTCKSYNERAALSTLRRVWVLGSKLQIVEVGSNLFQFKFKAEFQMVQILKDGPWTFDNQLLLLRRWQRGMSTANVVLDHASAPFDMVSPQVAVDIGGQIGTVEEVEKRRSNDLQSLFMRVRVSVSVSKPLRRGCFVSDSEEKSGATMELQYGDWLKVVGGR; via the exons ATGGCTGAGGGTGTTTCtgaaattttagaaaacttaaaacttacgtccgacgaggaggaagttATTCAGATCGCTGATGAAAGGAGAATTAGTGAGATCGAAAGTTGTGTGCTTAGTTTGGTAGGGAAGTTCTTAACATGTAAGTCGTATAATGAGAGAGCTGCTTTGAGTACTTTAAGGAGGGTTTGGGTGTTGGGCTCTAAGTTGCAGATTGTGGAAGTTGGTTCAAATTTGTTTCAGTTTAAGTTTAAGGCTGAATTTCAGATGGTTCAGATTCTTAAAGATGGTCCCTGGACTTTTGATAATCAATTGTTGTTGCTGAGGAGGTGGCAGAGAGGGATGTCTACAGCCAATGTAGTTCTTGATCATGCTTCTGCACCCTTTGATATGGTTTCTCCACAAGTAGCAGTAGATATTGGTGGTCAAATTGGTACGGTGGAGGAAGTGGAAAAAAGAAGGTCCAATGATTTACAAAGCCTCTTTATGCGAGTGAGAGTGTCTGTCTCTGTTTCAAAACCATTAAGAAGGGGGTGTTTTGTTTCAGACTCTGAAG AAAAGAGTGGAGCGACGATGGAACTTCAGTATGGAGATTGGTTAAAGGTAGTGGGTGGTCGTTAG